A DNA window from Rhodococcus sp. Z13 contains the following coding sequences:
- a CDS encoding aconitate hydratase — protein MSTDRTDPFGSLRTLPVEDATGAPLYYHSLAEAEAGGAGPIADLPWSLRTLAEGVLRHQGHPQATPEHVRAITRRDTSAAIPFFPGRVLFQDASGIPVLADMITLLERARAEGLDTAALEPALPLDLVVDHALEVDEYGSSVAAEKNIDLEYARHRDRYRFLRWAQDRLPGLRVVPPGTGICHQLNLEVLAPVVTTVESGDRHVAALDMLVGTDSHTTMINALGVTGWGVGGIEATAAALGQAVMIRVPRVVGVELTGRLAPGVFASDLALTLAEKLRALNVVGAVVEFYGPGLSALSVPDRATVANMAPEYGATMAWFPADRRTIAYLAATGRSPERVHLAEQYLKAQGLFHTEDSPAPRFETTLSLDLGRIATTLAGPSRPHDALTLSEVPTSAGENASGTGDSASPKDGDIAIAAITSCTNTSNPRSLVAAGLLARNAVAAGLRPPAWTKTSFTPGSRAAADLLASAGLQEHLDRLGFQVAGFGCGTCMGNSGPLGPVPAASDRTEGTALAAVLSGNRNFTGRIHPAVAHAYLASPAMVVAYALAGNVRVDLTNDPVGHREDGTAVTLADLWPSDEEIDALLAEHESAALGRGAQRELTTARWQELEYPRGEHYQWDGESGSIRRPPFTDPELTSPTLTGDLTARPLLVLGDAVTTDHISPVARVLPDSAAGRWLRERGVDERSLGTFSSRRLNHDVMIRGGFANTRLVNLLVPEKQGGWTRTAPGTEPVPVHEAAEYHRSQGTPVVVVAGELYGAGSARDWAAKVTRLLGIRAVLARSFERIHRTNLVAMGVLPIQWEGPAPESFDGSEEIDLLGLSELGSTTEITVRVRRNGEILWKDTATCRIDTPLEWEWLRAGGLFGHLLTQQANRQRATTERNPLG, from the coding sequence GTGAGCACCGACAGGACCGACCCGTTCGGGTCGCTGCGGACACTGCCGGTCGAGGACGCGACCGGCGCCCCGCTGTACTACCACAGCCTGGCCGAGGCCGAGGCGGGCGGCGCGGGACCGATCGCCGACCTGCCCTGGTCGCTGCGGACGCTCGCCGAAGGGGTCCTGCGTCACCAGGGACACCCGCAGGCGACGCCCGAGCACGTCCGGGCCATCACCCGGCGCGACACGTCCGCCGCGATCCCGTTCTTCCCCGGCCGGGTGCTGTTCCAGGACGCCTCCGGCATCCCCGTGCTGGCCGACATGATCACCCTCCTCGAGCGGGCCCGGGCCGAAGGCCTGGACACCGCCGCGCTCGAGCCGGCGCTGCCCCTCGACCTCGTCGTGGACCACGCCCTCGAGGTCGACGAGTACGGCAGTTCCGTTGCGGCCGAGAAGAACATCGATCTGGAGTACGCGCGGCACCGGGATCGCTACCGGTTCCTGCGCTGGGCCCAGGACCGCCTGCCCGGCCTACGGGTGGTGCCGCCCGGCACCGGCATCTGCCACCAGCTCAACCTCGAGGTGCTCGCCCCCGTGGTGACCACCGTCGAATCCGGTGACCGTCACGTCGCCGCCCTCGACATGCTGGTCGGCACCGACTCGCACACCACCATGATCAACGCCCTGGGCGTGACCGGCTGGGGTGTCGGCGGCATCGAGGCCACCGCGGCCGCGCTGGGCCAGGCCGTCATGATCCGCGTCCCCCGCGTCGTCGGCGTCGAGCTCACCGGACGGCTCGCACCGGGGGTGTTCGCCTCCGATCTGGCACTGACCCTCGCCGAGAAGCTGCGCGCCCTGAACGTCGTCGGCGCCGTCGTCGAGTTCTACGGCCCCGGCCTGTCGGCGCTGTCGGTGCCCGACCGCGCGACCGTCGCCAACATGGCCCCCGAGTACGGGGCGACCATGGCCTGGTTCCCCGCCGACCGCCGGACCATCGCCTACCTGGCCGCCACGGGCCGCTCCCCCGAGCGCGTCCACCTGGCCGAGCAGTACCTGAAGGCGCAGGGCCTGTTCCACACCGAGGACAGCCCCGCCCCCCGGTTCGAGACCACGCTGTCGCTCGATCTGGGCAGAATCGCGACCACCCTCGCGGGCCCGTCCCGGCCGCACGACGCGCTGACGTTGTCCGAGGTGCCCACCTCCGCGGGCGAGAACGCCTCCGGCACCGGTGATTCCGCGTCGCCGAAGGACGGTGACATCGCGATCGCCGCCATCACCAGCTGCACCAACACCTCGAATCCGCGTTCCCTCGTGGCGGCGGGTCTGCTGGCACGCAACGCGGTCGCGGCCGGACTGCGGCCCCCGGCGTGGACGAAGACCTCGTTCACCCCCGGTTCGCGGGCCGCGGCGGACCTGCTGGCCTCCGCGGGACTGCAGGAACACCTGGACCGGCTCGGTTTCCAGGTCGCGGGTTTCGGATGCGGAACGTGCATGGGCAATTCCGGGCCGCTCGGCCCGGTGCCGGCCGCCTCCGACCGGACCGAGGGCACGGCCCTGGCGGCGGTGCTGTCCGGCAACCGCAACTTCACCGGCCGCATCCACCCGGCGGTGGCGCACGCCTACCTCGCCTCACCCGCGATGGTCGTGGCGTACGCGCTGGCCGGGAACGTCCGTGTGGACCTGACGAACGACCCCGTCGGGCACCGTGAGGACGGCACGGCCGTCACCCTTGCCGATCTGTGGCCGTCCGACGAGGAGATCGACGCGCTGCTCGCCGAGCACGAGTCCGCCGCCCTCGGCCGCGGTGCGCAACGGGAGCTGACCACCGCCCGCTGGCAGGAACTCGAGTACCCGCGCGGGGAGCACTACCAGTGGGACGGGGAGTCCGGCAGCATCCGGCGTCCCCCGTTCACCGATCCCGAGCTGACCTCGCCCACCCTCACCGGCGACCTGACCGCCCGACCCCTGCTGGTCCTCGGGGACGCGGTGACCACCGACCACATCTCGCCGGTGGCGCGGGTGCTCCCCGACTCCGCCGCGGGCCGGTGGCTGCGCGAGCGCGGTGTCGACGAGCGGTCGCTGGGCACCTTCAGCTCCCGTCGTCTCAACCACGACGTGATGATCCGGGGCGGCTTCGCCAACACCCGGCTCGTCAACCTGCTGGTGCCCGAGAAGCAGGGCGGCTGGACCCGCACCGCCCCCGGCACGGAACCGGTGCCCGTGCACGAGGCCGCCGAATACCACCGCAGCCAGGGCACCCCGGTCGTGGTGGTCGCCGGCGAACTCTACGGCGCCGGATCGGCACGCGACTGGGCCGCGAAGGTGACCCGCCTGCTCGGCATCCGTGCGGTCCTCGCCCGGAGCTTCGAACGCATCCACCGCACCAATCTGGTTGCAATGGGCGTACTTCCGATCCAGTGGGAGGGTCCCGCTCCCGAAAGCTTCGACGGCAGCGAGGAGATCGATCTGCTCGGCCTGTCGGAGCTCGGCTCCACCACCGAGATCACCGTCCGTGTCCGCCGCAACGGCGAGATCCTGTGGAAGGACACGGCGACCTGCCGCATCGACACTCCCCTGGAATGGGAGTGGCTGCGCGCGGGGGGACTGTTCGGCCACCTGCTCACCCAGCAGGCGAACCGGCAACGTGCGACGACGGAGCGGAACCCGCTCGGCTAG